In one Pseudodesulfovibrio tunisiensis genomic region, the following are encoded:
- a CDS encoding RrF2 family transcriptional regulator: protein MRITTRSRYATRMVIDIALHCDEGPVQIGDIARRQNISVKYLEKLIRELRKAGLIRSRRGPQGGHMLARPASEITVGDIVRVLECPPDSDGCDCAEKVCGTCSRAGECITRGIWIETARGMYEKLDSYVIGNLV, encoded by the coding sequence ATGCGGATAACCACCAGAAGCCGGTATGCCACGCGCATGGTGATCGACATCGCCCTGCACTGCGATGAGGGGCCCGTGCAGATCGGCGACATTGCCCGGCGTCAGAACATTTCCGTCAAGTATCTGGAAAAGCTGATTCGGGAACTGCGCAAGGCCGGGCTCATCAGGAGCAGGCGCGGTCCTCAGGGCGGCCACATGCTGGCCCGGCCCGCTTCGGAAATCACGGTGGGCGACATTGTCAGGGTACTGGAGTGTCCCCCGGATTCCGACGGATGCGATTGCGCGGAAAAGGTCTGTGGCACCTGCTCCCGCGCCGGAGAGTGCATTACTCGGGGCATATGGATCGAAACCGCGCGGGGCATGTATGAAAAACTCGATTCCTACGTGATCGGGAATCTGGTCTGA
- the tmcC gene encoding TmcC family electron transfer complex membrane anchor subunit — MYHSIYEFVIGPLAWIGWTVFVVGSIWKLASMWALAKKKDGSSIAYTRFGYGARSIIQWLIPFGTTGWKSNPAVTVATFIFHICLVLVPIFLSAHVVLWDQFFGVSWGTLPDTVADYMTVAVILAAAFFAYRRIAVKEVAFLTTYKDWMALGIAVSPFVTGFLAYHQIFNYQVMIVLHILCGLAWLAFIPFSRLSHMLISWYSRAYIGSEFQGVRHCKDW, encoded by the coding sequence ATGTATCACAGCATTTATGAGTTCGTTATCGGGCCCCTGGCCTGGATCGGCTGGACCGTGTTCGTGGTCGGCTCCATCTGGAAGCTGGCTTCCATGTGGGCACTGGCCAAGAAAAAGGACGGCAGTTCCATCGCCTACACCAGGTTCGGGTATGGCGCACGTTCCATCATTCAGTGGCTCATCCCCTTCGGGACCACCGGTTGGAAGTCGAACCCGGCCGTGACCGTGGCCACGTTCATCTTCCACATCTGTCTGGTGCTGGTTCCCATTTTCCTGTCCGCCCATGTGGTGCTCTGGGATCAGTTCTTCGGCGTTTCCTGGGGCACTCTGCCTGACACCGTGGCCGATTACATGACCGTGGCCGTGATTCTGGCCGCCGCGTTCTTTGCCTATCGCAGGATCGCGGTCAAGGAAGTGGCCTTTCTGACCACGTACAAGGACTGGATGGCGCTCGGCATCGCCGTGAGCCCGTTCGTCACCGGATTTCTGGCATACCACCAGATTTTCAACTATCAGGTCATGATCGTCCTGCACATCCTCTGCGGCCTGGCATGGCTGGCGTTCATTCCGTTCTCCCGGCTGAGCCACATGCTGATTTCCTGGTACTCCCGCGCCTACATCGGCTCCGAGTTCCAAGGCGTTCGCCACTGCAAGGACTGGTAA
- the tmcB gene encoding electron transfer complex ferredoxin TmcB codes for MKYEAFDRKIEDVGLQDGIAKLTPEKIEKTINEVLQGETGAKLKAYHETCVRCGLCAQACHFYVSHDGDPSYSPAGKVAQTMSVILDKKGKVSAEFIYKAAQIAYTECNLCRRCVHYCPLGIDTGYIMSTVRRICHKLGVTPQYLQDTAHSHSATMNQMWVKEDEWTDALLWQEEEARDEFPNMRIPLDKNGADIMYSVIAPEPKFRTHLIYQATAILHEADIDFTMPTTTGWDNSDMAMYSGDFEIMGRLKRDHFECAQGLKVKKIVMGECGHAFRSVYDMGNRWNAWKDYPVEVVHSIEFFAELLRSGKIKMKEKYPEPVTIHDPCNVIRGRGLMEELRYVVGEICETVVEMTPNREYNYCCCAGGGVINCGPPFKNVRVNGNKAKADQLRAVKEQGVTTVISPCHNCHGGLEDIIHSYELGLELKFLGDIIYANMVKNKAIEE; via the coding sequence ATGAAATACGAGGCTTTCGACAGGAAAATCGAGGACGTCGGGCTGCAGGACGGCATAGCCAAACTCACGCCCGAGAAAATCGAGAAAACAATAAATGAAGTGCTTCAGGGCGAAACCGGCGCCAAGCTCAAGGCCTACCACGAAACCTGCGTGCGTTGCGGCCTCTGCGCCCAGGCCTGCCACTTCTACGTGTCCCACGACGGTGATCCGTCCTATTCCCCGGCAGGCAAGGTCGCCCAGACCATGTCCGTCATTCTGGACAAGAAGGGCAAGGTCAGCGCCGAATTCATCTACAAGGCCGCCCAGATCGCCTATACCGAGTGCAACCTGTGCCGCCGCTGCGTGCATTACTGCCCGCTGGGCATCGACACCGGCTACATCATGAGCACGGTGCGCCGCATCTGCCACAAGCTTGGCGTGACTCCGCAGTACCTTCAGGATACCGCTCATTCCCATTCCGCGACCATGAACCAGATGTGGGTCAAGGAAGACGAATGGACCGACGCCCTGCTCTGGCAGGAAGAGGAAGCCCGCGACGAATTCCCGAACATGCGCATCCCGCTGGACAAGAACGGCGCGGACATCATGTATTCGGTCATCGCGCCGGAACCCAAGTTCCGGACCCACCTCATCTATCAGGCCACGGCCATCCTGCATGAGGCGGACATCGACTTCACCATGCCGACCACGACCGGTTGGGACAACTCGGACATGGCCATGTACTCCGGCGACTTCGAGATCATGGGCCGTCTGAAGCGCGACCATTTCGAATGCGCTCAGGGTCTCAAGGTCAAGAAGATCGTCATGGGCGAGTGCGGCCATGCGTTCCGTTCCGTCTACGACATGGGCAACCGCTGGAATGCCTGGAAGGATTACCCGGTCGAGGTCGTCCATTCCATCGAGTTCTTTGCCGAGCTGCTCCGGTCCGGCAAGATCAAGATGAAGGAAAAATATCCCGAACCCGTCACCATCCATGATCCGTGCAACGTGATTCGTGGCCGCGGCCTCATGGAAGAGTTGCGCTATGTGGTGGGCGAGATCTGCGAAACCGTTGTCGAGATGACTCCCAACCGCGAATACAACTACTGTTGTTGTGCCGGCGGCGGCGTCATCAACTGCGGACCGCCGTTCAAGAACGTGCGCGTCAACGGCAACAAGGCCAAGGCCGATCAGCTTCGGGCAGTCAAGGAACAGGGCGTGACCACGGTCATCTCCCCCTGCCACAACTGCCACGGCGGACTTGAAGACATCATCCACAGCTACGAGCTGGGATTGGAACTCAAGTTTCTGGGCGATATCATCTATGCGAACATGGTTAAGAACAAGGCCATCGAGGAATAG
- the tmcD gene encoding electron transfer complex subunit TmcD, protein MHDTSGWNWQPGKQDVFNTAKCSEGVQWIEEWHASPDGEKCVCVVNKGDYEFGFCTNGEIGEESFEKIICPEYTPDGKLVACVSADMEWTVAVDGEAWGETYGFVWGILSAGGNVAAAVQQDMRYGMSVNGQAWDPLFDNANNFSMSADGAHCAAVVQTRPLAQADIHTFQAGIFSVAIDGKAWDGGYVNCWTPVFSADGSNVACQVRRNLYDYTIVVDGKPWGQNFQCVWEPAFNPSTGACVAPVRVAGQWGMAQDGNILWDPRYAQLWHEQFSADGANLYAVAAVGFGKFTVVKNNGAWNATFPVVYDLTVSPDGNHAGAICKTEDGRYTHMVDGNVWGGAYDMVWPVVFSADGTKAAARVERNGRQTIAINGKPYSEDFDQAFAPVFSADGSKVLIKGISGGVYYRIVAETASI, encoded by the coding sequence ATGCACGATACCAGTGGTTGGAATTGGCAGCCCGGAAAACAGGACGTATTCAATACGGCCAAATGTTCCGAGGGTGTCCAGTGGATTGAAGAATGGCACGCGAGCCCGGATGGCGAGAAATGTGTCTGTGTCGTCAACAAGGGCGACTACGAATTCGGGTTTTGCACCAATGGCGAAATCGGGGAGGAATCTTTCGAAAAGATCATCTGCCCCGAGTATACGCCCGACGGAAAGCTGGTCGCCTGCGTGTCCGCGGACATGGAGTGGACCGTTGCCGTTGATGGTGAAGCCTGGGGCGAGACCTACGGATTCGTCTGGGGAATTCTCTCGGCGGGCGGAAACGTGGCTGCCGCCGTGCAGCAGGACATGCGGTACGGCATGTCCGTGAACGGGCAGGCGTGGGATCCCCTGTTCGACAACGCCAACAATTTCAGCATGAGCGCGGACGGTGCCCACTGTGCCGCAGTGGTGCAGACCAGGCCTTTGGCTCAGGCCGACATTCATACGTTTCAGGCTGGCATTTTCAGCGTTGCCATTGACGGCAAGGCCTGGGACGGCGGCTACGTGAACTGCTGGACCCCGGTTTTCAGCGCCGACGGTTCCAATGTGGCCTGCCAGGTGCGCCGCAATCTCTACGATTACACCATCGTGGTGGACGGCAAGCCCTGGGGACAGAATTTCCAGTGCGTGTGGGAGCCCGCCTTCAACCCGTCCACCGGCGCCTGCGTGGCCCCGGTTCGCGTTGCAGGACAGTGGGGCATGGCCCAGGACGGCAATATCCTCTGGGACCCGCGTTACGCCCAGCTCTGGCATGAGCAGTTCAGCGCGGACGGCGCGAATCTCTACGCCGTGGCTGCCGTCGGATTCGGCAAGTTCACGGTGGTCAAGAACAACGGCGCATGGAACGCCACGTTCCCGGTCGTCTACGATCTGACCGTCAGCCCGGACGGCAATCACGCCGGTGCCATCTGCAAGACCGAGGATGGCCGCTACACCCACATGGTGGACGGCAATGTCTGGGGCGGCGCCTATGACATGGTCTGGCCCGTGGTCTTCAGCGCGGACGGGACCAAGGCTGCCGCGCGTGTGGAAAGGAACGGCCGTCAGACCATCGCGATCAACGGCAAGCCGTATTCCGAGGATTTCGACCAGGCGTTTGCTCCGGTCTTCAGCGCGGACGGTTCCAAGGTGCTGATCAAGGGCATCTCCGGTGGCGTCTACTACCGCATCGTGGCCGAAACGGCTTCCATTTAG
- the tmcA gene encoding acidic tetraheme cytochrome c3 TmcA encodes MTRKTIISMLAVALVCIFFLPAFSQEDIKQLADPAFEQPQRPAVPFMHDEHNEKAGLDGCLPCHHEGKENGELVEGDPVPCAECHSVEGDGDVLPLMLAYHKQCGDCHAAEKKGPLACGECHQR; translated from the coding sequence ATGACCAGAAAGACGATCATCTCCATGCTGGCGGTGGCCCTGGTGTGCATCTTCTTCCTCCCCGCCTTTTCGCAGGAGGATATCAAACAGCTTGCGGACCCGGCTTTTGAACAGCCCCAGCGGCCCGCAGTGCCGTTCATGCACGACGAACACAATGAAAAGGCCGGTCTTGACGGCTGCCTGCCCTGCCACCATGAAGGCAAGGAAAACGGTGAGCTGGTCGAAGGCGATCCCGTGCCTTGCGCGGAATGCCATTCTGTCGAGGGCGACGGCGACGTCCTGCCCCTGATGCTGGCCTATCACAAGCAGTGCGGCGATTGTCATGCTGCCGAGAAAAAGGGACCGCTGGCCTGTGGCGAGTGCCACCAGCGGTAA